A single region of the Maylandia zebra isolate NMK-2024a linkage group LG17, Mzebra_GT3a, whole genome shotgun sequence genome encodes:
- the LOC143413224 gene encoding uncharacterized protein LOC143413224 codes for MDEGIQACGRRRAAGQRGRGVEIRGGRGEGLRRRGVRSRGGRKGGQQERGEGPGGRRRQPRTIITDDMRATVIDHVIVHGMTMAEAGRRVHPNLSRSTVATIIKAFRQHNRAERMPHRGGRIAIFTAAQETLIADMVRENNCIRLREIRDKVIADNVNFENIDAVSVSTIDRVLRRQQMRMKQVYRVPFERNSARHIGQRYEYVQRIMQLDAMARPHEYLFLDEAGFNLQKRRRRGRNIIGQRAITEVPGQRGGNITLCAAMGTEGLVHRHAVLGSYNTQRLLTFLEELKDILLDRQQHHPRLAHHMYVIIWDNVRFHKTHQIREWFTTNSDHFLNVCLPPYSPFLNPIEEFFSSWRWKVYDRQPYTRENLVRAMELACADIPVEAFQGWIRHSRAFFPRCLARDNIACDVDEVMWPNAARRHDAAQ; via the exons atggatgaaggcattcaAGCGTGCGGAAGGAGAAGAGCTGCAGGCCAAAGAGGAAGAGGGGTTGAgatcagaggaggaagaggtgaaggcctaagaagaagaggagttcggagtagaggaggaagaaaaggagGCCAACAAGAGAGAGGAGAAGGTCCAGGTGGGAGAAGAAGACAACCTCGCACCATCATAACAGATGATATGCGAGCAACAGTAATTGACCATGTCATTGTCCATGGCATGACAATGGCTGAAGCGGGACGAAGAGTACATCCAAACCTGAGTAGGTCCACCGTGGCCACCATTATCAAGGCATTTAGACAACACAACAG agCTGAAAGAATGCCACATAGAGGTGGGAGGATTGCCATATTCACAGCAGCACAAGAAACCCTCATTGCAGATATGGTCCGTGAGAACAACTGCATTAGACTCCGAGAGATCAGAGACAAAGTCATTGCAGATAATGTAAACTTTGAGAACATTGATGCTGTCAGCGTGTCCACAATAGACCGAGTTCTCCGGCGCCAACAGATGAGGATGAAACAGGTCTACAGGGTTCCCTTTGAGCGCAACTCTGCGCGACACATAGGACAACGTTACGAGTATGTGCAA AGGATAATGCAGTTGGACGCGATGGCCAGACCCCATGAGTACCTCTTCCTGGATGAGGCTGGCTTCAACCTCCAGAAACGAAGGCGAAGGGGCCGTAACATCATTGGCCAGAGAGCCATCACTGAGGTTCCTGGCCAACGGGGGGgtaatattactctttgtgCAGCTATGGGTACGGAGGGGCTTGTCCACCGGCATGCTGTCCTTGGGTCTTACAACACCCAACGTCTCCTCACCTTCCTAGAGGAGCTAAAAGACATCCTCCTGGACCGTCAACAACACCATCCTAGGCTAGCACATCACATGTATGTGATCATTTGGGACAACGTCCGCTTCCACAAGACACACCAAATCAGAGAGTGGTTCACCACCAACAGTGACCACTTTTTAAACGTCTGTCTGCCACCCTACTCCCCTTTCCTGAACCCTATAGAGGAGTTCTTCTCATCATGGAGATGGAAGGTGTATGACAGACAGCCATACACAAGAGAGAACCTCGTACGGGCAATGGAGCTGGCCTGTGCTGACATCCCAGTGGAGGCCTTCCAGGGATGGATTCGCCATTCCAGGGCGTTTTTCCCGCGGTGCCTAGCAAGGGACAATATagcctgtgatgtggatgaggtgATGTGGCCCAATGCAGCTCGGCGACATGATGCCGCACAGTGA